One region of Oncorhynchus nerka isolate Pitt River linkage group LG22, Oner_Uvic_2.0, whole genome shotgun sequence genomic DNA includes:
- the mis12 gene encoding protein MIS12 homolog — protein MAEYITSEEEATSPSSLKLYEAQFFGFTPQTCMVRVYSAFQDCLNELLLVVEAVFVRKLSGTEPNGEQLHLRARECTQKLQIFLQERFKRLSGRMETVLVNNVLSVPPNVLLPDDQPHKKYPQRLEEVLKLESSLAELQQAYQVEVCARQALLAELEEQREVQEQLDGILSWIGELQAAWMQEGMGSFYNSFCVMMQSVKKLQAVFGEINKKSKRLDEDSSVGWTHMV, from the coding sequence AGGAGGCaacgtctccctcctccctcaagCTGTACGAGGCACAGTTCTTTGGTTTCACCCCTCAGACCTGCATGGTGAGAGTATACAGTGCCTTTCAGGACTGCCTGAATGAATTGCTACTTGTCGTAGAAGCAGTGTTCGTGAGAAAACTAAGCGGAACTGAACCAAATGGAGAGCAACTACATTTAAGGGCAAGAGAATGCACCCAAAAGTTGCAGATATTCCTTCAGGAACGCTTCAAGCGTCTGTCTGGTCGCATGGAAACCGTTTTGGTCAACAACGTCCTCTCAGTCCCGCCTAATGTGTTGCTGCCTGACGACCAGCCACACAAAAAGTACCCTCAACGTTTAGAGGAGGTTCTTAAGCTGGAGTCTTCCCTGGCGGAGCTGCAACAAGCGTACCAAGTGGAGGTGTGTGCCAGGCAGGCCTTGCTGGCTGAACTGGAGGAGCAAAGAGAGGTCCAAGAGCAGCTGGATGGGATCCTGAGCTGGATTGGAGAACTACAGGCAGCATGGATGCAGGAGGGAATGGGCAGCTTTTACAACAGCTTCTGTGTGATGATGCAGTCGGTCAAGAAACTGCAGGCTGTCTTTGGAGAGATCAATAAGAAAAGCAAAAGACTGGATGAGGACTCGTCAGTGGGATGGACCCACATGGTGTAA